A genomic window from Lactobacillus sp. ESL0677 includes:
- a CDS encoding transglycosylase domain-containing protein, which yields MANNKFSSNNQHQSRREYRQKQPKPLWWRIIKWCLLAALLLIVSGIGLFAYYAKDAPNISQAQLESGGSSGFYTTNGKFLLSLGSEKRIYVKDSPKLQLLKDAVVSVEDKRFYKDKLGIDPIRIVGSMLTNAQSKEIAAGGSTITQQLVKLTVFSTDASQRTLRRKAQEAWLAMRVQREYTHDEILEFYINKVYMNYGNYGIGTAANYYYGKSISKLDLAQTALLAGMPNRPTAYNPYTYPKYAKYRRNIVLNAMLDNKKITQAQYDKASKESIKKGLKHHSQKAQTKLRQIDDPYIKEAIGEVQDKGFDPYRDNLKITVNIDQKAQNKLYELANNGLVPFTNDQMQVGATVVDPSNGHIVAILGGRHLPSVQLGLDRAVQTSRSTGSSIKPVLDYGPAIQYLNWSTAKMLDDSKYYYPGTNVQLYDWDNKYDGMMTMRHALEQSRNVPAVKTLKQVGVPKAAAFAKKLGINVPKSSGLSVAIGANASSMQMAGAFSAFAAMGVYHKPQFVSKIETPDGLTRNYDSAGVQVMSKSTAYMITDMLKGVIKTGSGTSAKIAGLHQAGKTGSVKYSDQDLARYPSYASTPKDSWFVGYTQSYVMGVWTGYDNLKDGTISGIGQQSAQLLYKSMMSYLMQNKSNVDWQKPSSVIRARIAKNSNPPEVSSSGQWQLFVRGHAPGGIVDDSSNYDEDDEQADTNSSSPTTNTQQNHATSQHQKQNGSTAQSHDSQHHTNTHQNSQNNHQPENHEPNSNNSSSSGSTNDKTPSENNSGTNP from the coding sequence ATGGCAAACAATAAATTTAGTTCAAATAATCAACACCAGTCGCGCCGAGAATATCGACAAAAGCAGCCCAAGCCCTTATGGTGGCGCATAATTAAGTGGTGTCTTCTAGCTGCTTTATTACTAATTGTTTCGGGAATTGGTCTTTTTGCATATTATGCAAAGGATGCACCCAATATTAGTCAGGCTCAGCTTGAAAGCGGCGGCTCATCCGGCTTTTATACTACTAATGGTAAGTTTCTTTTATCATTAGGCTCAGAAAAGCGAATTTATGTTAAAGATAGTCCTAAATTGCAGCTGCTTAAAGATGCAGTTGTGTCTGTTGAGGATAAACGCTTCTATAAAGATAAGTTAGGTATTGACCCAATTAGAATTGTGGGCTCGATGTTGACTAACGCTCAAAGCAAAGAAATTGCTGCTGGTGGGTCAACAATTACCCAGCAATTAGTTAAGTTAACGGTCTTTTCGACAGATGCTTCACAAAGGACATTGCGCCGTAAAGCTCAAGAAGCATGGCTAGCAATGCGCGTTCAGCGCGAATATACGCATGATGAAATTCTGGAATTTTACATTAATAAGGTTTACATGAATTACGGTAATTACGGCATTGGTACTGCTGCTAATTATTACTATGGTAAAAGTATTAGCAAGCTGGACTTGGCGCAGACCGCCCTACTTGCTGGGATGCCAAACAGACCAACTGCTTATAATCCGTATACCTACCCTAAATATGCTAAATATCGTCGGAACATTGTCTTAAATGCAATGCTTGATAATAAGAAAATCACGCAAGCACAATACGATAAGGCAAGTAAAGAAAGCATTAAAAAGGGTCTAAAGCATCATAGTCAAAAGGCACAAACTAAATTACGTCAGATTGATGATCCCTACATCAAGGAAGCAATTGGCGAGGTGCAAGACAAGGGTTTTGATCCTTATCGTGATAACCTCAAGATTACAGTGAATATTGACCAAAAGGCACAAAATAAGCTTTATGAACTTGCGAATAATGGTCTAGTGCCTTTTACTAATGATCAAATGCAGGTTGGTGCCACAGTTGTTGATCCAAGTAACGGTCACATTGTCGCTATTCTGGGTGGACGGCACTTGCCTTCTGTTCAGCTGGGGCTCGACCGTGCTGTTCAGACTAGTCGCTCAACTGGGTCTTCAATTAAGCCAGTGCTTGATTATGGTCCAGCAATTCAATATCTAAATTGGTCGACGGCTAAAATGCTTGATGATAGTAAATATTATTATCCTGGAACGAATGTGCAACTTTATGACTGGGATAACAAATACGATGGCATGATGACCATGCGTCACGCGTTGGAGCAGTCCCGCAATGTTCCTGCTGTTAAGACTTTGAAGCAGGTTGGTGTTCCCAAAGCTGCTGCTTTTGCGAAGAAGCTGGGAATCAACGTTCCAAAATCTTCTGGTTTATCGGTAGCGATTGGTGCTAATGCTTCAAGTATGCAAATGGCTGGTGCCTTTAGTGCTTTTGCGGCAATGGGTGTTTATCATAAACCGCAATTTGTTTCTAAAATCGAAACTCCAGATGGTTTAACCCGCAATTATGATTCTGCTGGTGTTCAGGTAATGAGTAAGTCAACGGCGTACATGATTACTGATATGCTTAAGGGTGTCATTAAAACTGGTTCGGGTACTAGTGCTAAAATTGCTGGATTGCACCAAGCTGGCAAAACTGGTTCTGTTAAATATTCAGATCAGGATTTAGCTCGTTATCCCAGCTACGCATCAACCCCTAAGGATTCTTGGTTTGTTGGTTACACGCAAAGTTATGTCATGGGTGTTTGGACGGGCTATGACAATCTAAAAGATGGAACTATTTCTGGTATTGGTCAGCAATCTGCTCAATTGCTATATAAGAGCATGATGTCATACTTAATGCAGAATAAATCCAATGTTGATTGGCAAAAGCCAAGTTCAGTTATTCGAGCTAGAATTGCTAAAAATTCCAATCCACCTGAAGTTTCTTCAAGTGGTCAATGGCAATTATTCGTTCGCGGTCATGCTCCTGGCGGGATTGTTGATGACAGTAGCAATTACGATGAGGATGATGAGCAAGCTGATACTAACAGCTCTAGTCCAACAACCAACACGCAGCAAAACCATGCAACTAGTCAGCATCAGAAGCAAAATGGTTCAACTGCACAATCTCATGACAGTCAGCATCATACAAATACCCATCAAAATAGTCAAAACAATCATCAACCTGAAAATCATGAGCCAAATTCTAATAATTCCTCATCGTCAGGTTCAACTAACGATAAAACACCATCTGAAAATAATTCAGGTACTAACCCATAA
- a CDS encoding ATP-binding cassette domain-containing protein → MEFIKIINLTINYQGTKLFVIPHLKISTNEKVGLIGENGAGKTTLMRAIVQMPETAHGQIIKNCSLVYVPQLLPQANCSGGEKEKAALEAAFHQLKKQANGLLLLDEPTSNLDETEQNWLISKLQNLTCPLLVISHDRQLLNAVTNRTWELKNRQITAFTGNFAAYEQYSAREKANHKVQVRQHELKRKRLQREYQHKQSQGHTARKRKAGISTSDWKSRGDATGTERKLLRQSRILTKKITAEAVAIKQSYKRQPITLKNITADLNKLNLPAKTNLISIKPQYISWQKQELFRITHELRLQANSKIVLTGPNGSGKSVFLKQLAGQHLTGFYNKQLSIGYFNQDLTASLSQETVLHQILHESIFARSIRMQLLGDLHLQTALNEPITKLSGGQLVYFNLAQILLGQHNFMLLDEPINFLDISSITALTDFIKNYPFALIVVSHDQKFIADLNLPNWQIKNGLLLNGSYLQSNSSQDQEKVALLKFKRDQMIADPTATLAQIKEITQQLQKLTR, encoded by the coding sequence ATGGAATTTATCAAAATTATTAATCTAACAATTAATTATCAGGGAACAAAGTTGTTTGTAATCCCACATTTAAAAATTAGTACAAACGAAAAAGTTGGTTTAATTGGTGAAAATGGAGCTGGTAAAACGACTTTAATGCGAGCGATTGTGCAAATGCCAGAAACAGCTCACGGTCAAATCATTAAAAATTGTTCACTGGTGTATGTCCCGCAATTATTGCCGCAAGCTAATTGCAGTGGCGGTGAAAAAGAAAAGGCAGCACTAGAAGCGGCTTTTCATCAATTAAAAAAGCAAGCAAATGGTTTACTGCTACTTGACGAGCCAACTTCAAATTTGGATGAAACTGAGCAAAATTGGTTGATTTCGAAGCTGCAGAACTTAACTTGTCCCTTGCTTGTCATTAGTCATGATCGGCAATTATTGAATGCCGTTACTAATCGTACTTGGGAGTTAAAGAACCGGCAAATTACTGCCTTTACCGGTAATTTTGCCGCCTATGAACAATACTCGGCACGCGAAAAAGCAAACCATAAAGTTCAGGTGCGCCAACACGAATTAAAGCGCAAGCGTTTGCAAAGAGAATACCAGCATAAACAGAGTCAAGGTCATACTGCCCGCAAGCGTAAAGCAGGAATTTCCACATCAGATTGGAAATCACGTGGTGACGCCACTGGGACAGAACGAAAATTATTGCGGCAAAGTCGAATTTTAACTAAAAAAATCACGGCAGAAGCCGTAGCAATTAAGCAATCTTATAAACGTCAGCCAATTACACTTAAGAATATTACCGCCGATTTGAATAAATTGAACCTACCGGCTAAGACTAATCTAATAAGCATTAAGCCGCAGTATATTTCTTGGCAAAAACAAGAATTATTTAGGATTACTCACGAATTACGGCTGCAAGCTAATAGCAAAATTGTTCTAACTGGACCTAATGGCAGTGGCAAGTCTGTTTTTTTAAAACAATTAGCGGGGCAGCATTTAACCGGATTTTATAACAAGCAGTTGAGCATTGGCTATTTTAATCAAGACTTAACAGCCTCGCTATCACAAGAAACTGTCTTGCACCAAATTCTGCACGAATCAATTTTTGCTCGAAGTATAAGAATGCAGCTTTTAGGTGATTTGCACTTACAAACTGCACTTAATGAGCCGATTACAAAGTTGAGCGGGGGCCAACTTGTTTATTTTAATTTGGCTCAGATATTGTTAGGGCAGCATAATTTTATGTTACTTGACGAACCAATTAATTTTTTAGATATTAGTTCAATTACAGCCCTAACTGATTTTATAAAAAATTATCCGTTTGCTCTGATTGTCGTGTCACATGATCAAAAATTTATTGCCGACCTGAACTTGCCTAACTGGCAAATCAAAAACGGTCTACTTCTTAATGGGTCTTATCTGCAATCAAATAGTAGCCAGGACCAAGAAAAAGTTGCGCTGCTTAAATTTAAACGTGATCAAATGATTGCTGATCCTACGGCAACTTTGGCGCAAATAAAAGAAATTACACAACAATTACAAAAGTTAACTAGATAA
- the nth gene encoding endonuclease III, with product MAHEKLLSTEEARKVLRTINRMYPDAKSELIWDNNFHLLCAVLMSAQTTDKMVNRVMPQFITDYPTPVELAQATIEDIEDHISKIGLYHSKAKHLKETAQILVDKYDCQIPENKKTLVTLPGVGVKTANVVLADGFGIPAIAVDTHVSRISKRFHIVAQDAKPLEIEKRLEEILPPEEWIHTHHAMILFGRYSMTARDKDDPYTYLK from the coding sequence ATGGCACATGAAAAATTATTAAGCACTGAAGAAGCACGCAAAGTATTACGCACAATTAATAGGATGTATCCTGACGCTAAAAGTGAACTTATCTGGGACAATAACTTCCACTTGCTTTGTGCAGTTTTAATGAGTGCGCAAACAACAGATAAGATGGTTAACCGCGTAATGCCTCAGTTCATTACTGATTATCCCACGCCAGTTGAGTTAGCACAGGCAACGATTGAAGATATTGAAGATCATATTTCGAAAATTGGCTTGTATCATTCAAAAGCTAAGCACCTTAAGGAAACCGCGCAAATTTTGGTTGATAAATATGATTGTCAAATTCCAGAGAATAAAAAGACGCTTGTAACTTTGCCGGGAGTTGGTGTAAAAACTGCTAACGTTGTCTTAGCCGATGGCTTTGGCATTCCAGCAATCGCCGTTGATACACATGTCTCACGCATTTCTAAGCGATTTCACATTGTAGCTCAAGATGCAAAACCGCTTGAAATTGAAAAAAGATTGGAAGAAATTTTACCGCCTGAAGAATGGATTCACACGCACCACGCAATGATTTTGTTTGGCCGTTATTCCATGACAGCCCGCGATAAAGACGATCCGTATACTTACTTGAAATAA
- a CDS encoding DnaD domain protein: MHYNDFRKLGFTTLSNGLIAYYPQLKISDAELILIIQLEAFAQRGENFPTNEQIAANTNLSTGEVASITQQLIDQNYLSIDQLTDKQGRIGNFYNLDALYQRLDDFLSTNVMIKSHQDQTEKVSDSLDNNPLNTLARQFEIEFGRYLSPIEREEISAWLNVDHYNPEIIKLALREAVLSQAYSLKYVDRILLNWQRHNLKTVAQVQKFLQRNR, encoded by the coding sequence TTGCACTACAATGATTTTCGCAAATTAGGTTTTACTACTTTGTCTAATGGTCTAATTGCTTACTATCCGCAGCTTAAAATCAGTGATGCCGAATTAATTTTAATCATTCAATTAGAAGCCTTTGCGCAAAGAGGAGAAAACTTCCCAACAAATGAGCAAATTGCTGCTAATACAAATCTTTCAACCGGTGAGGTAGCCAGCATTACGCAACAATTAATTGACCAAAATTATTTAAGCATTGACCAATTAACTGACAAACAAGGTCGCATTGGCAATTTTTATAATTTGGATGCACTTTATCAAAGGCTGGATGACTTTTTGAGTACTAATGTAATGATTAAAAGTCACCAAGACCAAACAGAAAAAGTCAGTGATAGCTTAGATAATAATCCACTTAACACACTTGCACGACAATTTGAAATTGAATTTGGCCGTTATTTAAGCCCAATTGAGCGCGAAGAAATTTCGGCTTGGTTGAATGTCGATCACTATAATCCCGAAATTATTAAGCTTGCATTGCGAGAAGCAGTTCTATCACAAGCATACAGCTTAAAGTATGTCGATCGTATTTTGTTAAATTGGCAAAGACATAATCTTAAAACTGTCGCCCAAGTTCAGAAGTTTTTACAAAGGAATCGCTAA
- the asnS gene encoding asparagine--tRNA ligase, giving the protein MTELISIRDCSKHVDEEVEMHVWLTDKRSSGKIIFLQLRDGTAFFQGVMRKNDVSSEVFEAAKSLHQEASFYIKGTVHQDERSHFGYEIQISDLKIVTNNEGYPITNKEHGIDFLLDHRHLWLRSRRPFAIMRIRNIIFKATVDFFENEGFVKFDAPIFMHSAPEGTTELFHTEYFGGDAYLSQSGQLYGEVGAEAFGKIFTFGPTFRAEESKTRRHLTEFWMMEPEMAWMHQDESLDIQERFLSYVVKQVLANCQYELEILGRDPKKLEPAAEGNYTRLSYDDAVKMLQEGGRDFKWGDDFGSPDEAYISEKFDRPFFIVNYPTVIKPFYMKKNPENPKEYLCADVLAPEGYGEIMGGSERESDYDILKKQINEAGLNENDYGWYLDLRKYGSVPHSGFGMGFERVIAWICKLDHVREAIPFPRMINRIEP; this is encoded by the coding sequence ATGACAGAATTAATTTCAATTAGAGATTGTTCCAAGCATGTTGATGAAGAAGTTGAGATGCATGTTTGGCTAACAGATAAACGTTCAAGTGGGAAGATTATTTTCTTACAATTGCGTGATGGTACCGCGTTTTTCCAAGGAGTTATGCGGAAAAATGACGTTTCTAGCGAAGTATTTGAAGCCGCCAAGTCATTGCACCAAGAAGCTAGCTTTTACATCAAGGGAACTGTTCATCAAGATGAGCGCTCACACTTTGGCTACGAAATTCAAATTTCGGACCTGAAGATTGTTACTAACAATGAAGGCTACCCAATAACAAATAAAGAACACGGGATTGACTTCTTGCTTGATCACCGTCACTTATGGTTAAGGAGCCGGCGACCATTTGCTATTATGCGCATTAGAAATATCATTTTCAAAGCAACAGTTGATTTCTTTGAAAATGAAGGCTTCGTAAAATTTGATGCGCCAATTTTTATGCATTCTGCACCAGAAGGTACAACTGAGTTGTTCCATACGGAATACTTTGGTGGGGATGCTTACTTATCACAATCAGGTCAACTTTACGGTGAAGTAGGCGCTGAAGCCTTTGGCAAAATCTTCACCTTTGGTCCAACATTTAGAGCCGAAGAATCCAAGACTAGACGTCATCTAACTGAATTTTGGATGATGGAACCAGAAATGGCATGGATGCATCAAGATGAATCTCTTGATATTCAAGAAAGATTTTTGTCTTATGTTGTTAAGCAAGTATTAGCTAACTGCCAATATGAATTAGAAATTTTAGGTCGTGATCCTAAGAAGCTTGAACCAGCCGCAGAAGGTAACTACACTCGTTTATCATACGATGATGCCGTTAAGATGCTGCAAGAAGGTGGTCGTGACTTCAAGTGGGGCGATGACTTTGGTTCTCCTGATGAAGCTTACATTTCAGAAAAATTCGACCGACCATTCTTTATCGTAAATTACCCAACAGTAATTAAGCCATTTTACATGAAGAAGAACCCAGAAAATCCTAAGGAATACCTATGTGCCGATGTTTTGGCACCTGAAGGTTACGGTGAAATCATGGGCGGCTCAGAACGTGAAAGTGACTATGATATTTTGAAAAAACAAATTAATGAAGCTGGCTTGAATGAAAATGATTACGGCTGGTACCTTGACTTGCGTAAATATGGTAGTGTGCCACACTCAGGCTTTGGTATGGGCTTTGAACGTGTAATTGCTTGGATTTGTAAATTAGACCATGTTCGTGAAGCTATTCCATTCCCAAGAATGATTAACCGCATCGAGCCATAA
- a CDS encoding helicase C-terminal domain-containing protein yields MTSFAKDTFAVVDLETTGTQREDDNHIIQFGCAIIKNLQVVKTYSFMINPHREIPLAVQNLTHIHNEDVAGQKDFAYYAPKISKLLKGTVFVAHNVNFDLPFLNYELVNHGFDELANKAIDTVELAKIAFPTLPSYKLSDLTAQLKIKHLNPHKADSDAYGTAILLIDIIHQLETLPQATLNTLSSLAHGLIRDTSWIFTTIAENARQQKRPLSKDRMQVRNIVLQKQQVATPSNPKTSKAKFPVKDDLKRKLFKGKINYRQPQVNLINQIDDFLGAGNERAMLVEAPNGTGKTFSYLFAYAYRLYSSRKLVIATPTKVLQNQVISQEIPQMLAVTKLDLTAEVVKSSSHYLDLDGFYQSLYQGTQNKPTLILQMRILVWLTQTKTGDLDELQLTNYRAPLFMQVTHPGDARVGSNFAAVDFWNLARQRQEQADILVTNHAYLANHYNDSIWGQNPYLVIDEAHRFVDNVITSRNDSFQFESLWGVLSHIRNLLYYAEDGISNQYGNDTQLNFLLEKLNPGLIDLIHVMNRLQKMLAAKKSRAINQNLLANGKLLLSFQGTDLFPKKGQFRPRLSEFQRKLESVRQQLNQILFKLDKEAGDTTSDEDALLSEITTQLDRLDFYIEKSYQLSDLLNDQTSLQQEGFIVTLTNPQDPLSANLSWLLLDASSELKQIYARFDHLLFVSATLTSENNFTFAIKQLALTDLMPKKYIGKSTFKLAKHLEVLSVKDMPDFSDSQYTTQLANILTNDLGKKKHVLVLMTNLDQIKEVFTLILNSPNLRDFEILAQGLSGSNNRIAKRFAIANQAIILGADSFWEGIDFHQCGIDLVIAAKLPFESPDQPEVKLRQKKLQDEGLNVFQTDTIPRAVILFRQGMGRLIRGEEDRGQFVILDSRIWQRDYGKVFLDAIPVKTQKVSLKELRDKLANYD; encoded by the coding sequence ATGACATCATTTGCTAAAGACACTTTTGCGGTTGTTGATTTGGAAACAACAGGCACGCAGCGTGAGGACGATAATCATATCATCCAGTTTGGCTGCGCCATTATTAAAAACCTGCAAGTTGTCAAGACCTATTCGTTCATGATTAATCCTCACCGTGAAATTCCCTTGGCAGTTCAAAATCTGACCCACATTCATAATGAGGATGTTGCTGGGCAAAAAGACTTTGCTTACTATGCTCCTAAAATTAGTAAACTTCTTAAAGGAACGGTTTTTGTTGCGCACAACGTTAACTTTGACCTGCCGTTTTTAAACTATGAATTAGTTAATCATGGCTTTGATGAGTTAGCTAACAAGGCAATTGATACGGTTGAATTAGCCAAAATCGCCTTTCCAACCCTGCCATCATATAAGCTTAGTGACTTAACGGCACAATTAAAAATTAAGCATTTAAATCCACATAAGGCCGATTCTGATGCTTACGGCACTGCCATCTTATTAATTGATATTATCCATCAACTTGAGACTTTGCCACAAGCTACGCTCAATACCCTTAGCTCACTGGCTCACGGATTAATTCGTGATACCTCATGGATCTTTACAACGATTGCGGAAAATGCTCGGCAGCAAAAACGCCCGTTGAGTAAAGACCGGATGCAGGTACGTAATATTGTTTTGCAAAAGCAGCAAGTAGCTACGCCAAGTAATCCCAAAACCAGCAAAGCAAAGTTTCCGGTTAAAGATGATCTTAAGCGAAAGCTGTTTAAAGGAAAAATTAATTATCGCCAGCCGCAGGTTAATTTGATTAACCAAATTGACGACTTTTTAGGTGCTGGTAATGAGCGGGCAATGCTTGTTGAGGCACCTAATGGTACAGGAAAAACTTTTTCTTACCTATTTGCTTATGCTTACCGGTTATATTCTAGCCGAAAATTAGTGATTGCGACGCCAACCAAGGTTTTACAAAATCAGGTGATTAGTCAAGAAATTCCGCAAATGCTGGCGGTTACTAAACTTGACCTGACCGCAGAAGTTGTTAAGTCAAGCAGTCACTACCTTGACCTCGATGGTTTTTATCAGAGTCTCTATCAGGGAACACAGAACAAACCTACCTTGATTTTACAAATGCGGATTTTGGTGTGGCTAACGCAAACAAAAACAGGTGACCTAGATGAATTACAGCTAACCAATTATCGGGCGCCATTATTCATGCAGGTCACTCATCCGGGGGATGCACGCGTCGGCAGCAATTTTGCGGCTGTTGATTTTTGGAATCTAGCAAGACAGAGGCAGGAACAAGCCGACATTTTGGTAACTAATCATGCGTACTTGGCTAATCATTATAACGATTCTATCTGGGGCCAAAACCCATACCTTGTAATTGATGAGGCTCACAGATTCGTGGACAATGTAATTACTTCGCGCAATGATTCGTTTCAGTTTGAGTCGCTTTGGGGTGTGCTTAGTCATATCCGCAATCTGCTGTATTACGCAGAGGATGGTATTTCTAACCAATATGGTAATGACACGCAGCTTAACTTTTTACTAGAAAAATTAAACCCAGGACTCATCGACCTGATTCACGTAATGAATAGATTGCAAAAAATGTTGGCAGCCAAAAAATCGCGGGCAATCAATCAAAATTTACTGGCAAATGGTAAGTTATTACTTAGCTTTCAAGGAACAGACCTCTTTCCTAAAAAGGGCCAGTTTAGACCGCGGCTCAGTGAATTTCAACGCAAATTAGAGAGTGTTCGGCAGCAGCTTAACCAGATTTTATTTAAGCTTGATAAAGAAGCTGGAGATACAACCAGTGATGAAGATGCATTATTAAGTGAAATAACGACGCAGCTTGATCGCCTCGACTTTTACATTGAAAAGAGTTATCAATTATCTGATTTGCTTAATGACCAGACAAGTTTGCAGCAGGAAGGCTTTATTGTTACCTTAACTAATCCGCAGGATCCTCTTAGTGCCAATCTTAGTTGGCTATTGCTAGATGCTAGCAGCGAGTTAAAGCAAATTTATGCGCGCTTTGACCATTTATTATTTGTCAGTGCGACATTAACTAGTGAGAACAATTTTACTTTTGCGATTAAGCAGTTGGCCTTGACCGATCTAATGCCTAAGAAATACATTGGTAAGAGTACATTCAAGCTGGCAAAACACCTTGAGGTGTTGTCGGTTAAAGACATGCCAGACTTTAGCGATAGTCAATATACTACACAGTTGGCAAATATTTTGACTAACGATTTAGGTAAGAAAAAGCATGTGTTGGTATTAATGACCAATTTGGACCAAATTAAAGAGGTATTTACGCTGATTTTAAACTCACCAAACTTACGTGATTTTGAAATTTTGGCTCAAGGATTGTCAGGGTCGAATAACCGCATTGCCAAGAGATTTGCGATTGCTAATCAGGCAATTATTCTCGGTGCCGACAGCTTCTGGGAAGGAATTGACTTCCACCAATGCGGAATTGATTTGGTAATTGCGGCCAAATTACCATTTGAATCGCCGGATCAGCCAGAAGTTAAATTACGGCAAAAGAAGTTGCAGGATGAGGGCTTGAATGTTTTTCAGACTGATACAATACCGCGGGCAGTAATTCTCTTTCGTCAGGGGATGGGGCGCTTAATTCGCGGTGAAGAAGATCGCGGTCAATTTGTGATCTTAGATTCACGCATTTGGCAGAGAGATTATGGTAAAGTATTTCTGGATGCAATTCCGGTTAAAACGCAAAAAGTTAGTTTAAAGGAGTTACGAGATAAGTTGGCTAATTATGATTAA